A part of Desulfofundulus salinus genomic DNA contains:
- a CDS encoding sigma-54 interaction domain-containing protein translates to MNVTAEQNIIPVILNSISDGVFTINSDWRITFFNRAAEEITGVSRGEAVGRFCWEVFRASICERECALKHTLETGCPVVNRAVYIVNAYGKKVPISISTGILRDEYQQVIGGVETFRDLSLVEELRRELRGRYTFADIISKNHRMQQIFSLLPDIAESDSTVLIEGPTGSGKELLARAIHNLSPRRDKPLVAVNCAALPDTLLESELFGYEAGAFTDARKSKPGRFARAQGGTLFLDEIGDISPALQVKLLRVLQEKEFEPLGAVRPVKADVRILAATNKDLAELVEKGLFRQDLYYRINVIKITLPPLSERKEDIPLLVEHFIDRLNILRGKAIDGISEEALALLWQHDFPGNIRELENIIEHAFILCKGGLIKPEHLPAYLQAVSDRSCSGKGKTLAEMEARMIYEALVRNQGKRSLAARELGIDKTTLWRKIKRYGIKIPASDHLNRVE, encoded by the coding sequence ATGAATGTCACAGCTGAGCAAAATATTATCCCGGTTATTTTAAACAGCATTAGTGATGGTGTTTTTACAATTAATTCCGATTGGCGCATCACTTTTTTCAACCGTGCTGCGGAGGAAATTACCGGGGTGTCCCGGGGAGAAGCCGTCGGGCGTTTTTGCTGGGAAGTTTTTCGGGCCAGTATTTGCGAGAGGGAATGTGCGTTAAAACACACCCTTGAAACCGGTTGTCCGGTAGTGAACAGGGCTGTTTATATTGTCAATGCTTACGGTAAAAAGGTTCCCATCAGCATCAGTACCGGTATATTGAGGGATGAGTACCAGCAGGTGATTGGCGGTGTGGAAACCTTCCGGGATCTCTCCCTGGTGGAGGAATTACGCAGAGAATTGCGGGGGCGGTATACTTTTGCCGATATCATTAGCAAAAACCACCGGATGCAACAAATTTTCTCCCTTCTTCCGGACATAGCGGAAAGTGATAGCACGGTGTTAATTGAAGGGCCGACCGGTTCGGGAAAGGAACTTTTAGCACGAGCCATACACAATTTAAGCCCTCGCAGGGACAAACCCCTGGTGGCCGTAAATTGCGCCGCCCTTCCTGATACCTTGCTGGAATCTGAGCTTTTCGGTTATGAGGCAGGGGCCTTTACTGATGCCAGAAAAAGTAAACCAGGCCGTTTTGCCCGTGCCCAGGGGGGCACCCTTTTTCTTGATGAAATTGGCGATATTTCTCCGGCTCTGCAGGTTAAACTCCTGCGGGTTTTACAGGAAAAAGAGTTTGAGCCCCTGGGTGCGGTGCGCCCGGTGAAGGCCGATGTGCGGATACTGGCAGCTACCAATAAAGATCTGGCCGAGCTGGTGGAAAAGGGGTTGTTTCGTCAGGATTTGTACTACCGGATCAATGTAATTAAAATTACGTTACCCCCCTTATCCGAACGTAAGGAAGATATTCCCTTACTCGTAGAGCATTTTATCGACAGGTTAAACATTCTGCGGGGTAAAGCCATTGACGGGATTTCTGAAGAAGCCCTGGCCCTGTTATGGCAGCACGACTTTCCAGGAAATATCAGGGAACTGGAAAACATCATCGAACATGCCTTTATCCTGTGCAAAGGCGGGCTCATTAAGCCGGAGCACTTGCCCGCTTATCTACAGGCCGTTTCTGACCGCTCCTGTTCCGGGAAAGGCAAAACCTTAGCCGAAATGGAAGCCCGGATGATTTATGAGGCGCTTGTTCGGAACCAGGGAAAACGCAGTCTGGCGGCCAGGGAACTGGGTATTGATAAGACCACGCTGTGGCGGAAAATTAAGCGATATGGCATAAAGATTCCAGCCAGTGACCATTTAAACAGGGTAGAATAA
- a CDS encoding enoyl-CoA hydratase: MSYQYLLYDEEEKVGFISLNRPEKRNALSQGLLEELTTLLLKIGQEKKVKVVVLKGIGKTFSAGHDLKEIADGTPQDVLKLFQTCYLTMRAIREIPQPVIAQVHGVATAAGCQLVAAADLAVAAEDALFATPGVKIGLFCTTPAVFLSRNVGRKKAMEMLLTGEFMPAREALIYGLVNKVVPPGELETATRELAGKIARYSLSAIGAGKRAFYQQINMEDFQALNYATEVISLNTTTADAQEGIRAFLEKREPKWSDD; this comes from the coding sequence ATGAGTTATCAGTATCTTCTCTATGATGAAGAAGAAAAAGTCGGCTTTATTTCCCTCAACCGCCCTGAAAAACGCAATGCCCTTTCCCAGGGTCTGTTGGAAGAATTAACCACTCTTTTGCTTAAAATCGGACAGGAGAAAAAAGTTAAGGTAGTGGTGCTGAAAGGCATTGGCAAAACCTTTTCCGCCGGCCACGACCTGAAGGAAATTGCCGACGGCACGCCACAGGATGTACTGAAGCTCTTTCAAACCTGCTATTTGACCATGCGGGCCATCCGGGAAATACCCCAGCCGGTAATTGCCCAGGTGCACGGCGTGGCCACGGCTGCCGGTTGCCAGCTGGTGGCGGCGGCCGACCTGGCCGTGGCGGCGGAGGATGCCCTGTTTGCCACACCGGGAGTGAAAATAGGGCTGTTCTGTACCACGCCTGCGGTTTTCTTGAGCCGCAACGTCGGGAGAAAAAAGGCCATGGAAATGCTGTTGACCGGCGAGTTTATGCCGGCCCGGGAAGCTTTGATCTACGGCCTGGTAAATAAGGTAGTGCCGCCGGGTGAGCTGGAGACGGCCACCAGGGAACTGGCCGGCAAGATTGCCCGGTACAGTTTATCGGCCATTGGTGCCGGTAAAAGGGCTTTTTACCAGCAAATAAACATGGAGGATTTCCAGGCCCTGAACTACGCCACCGAGGTTATTTCCCTGAATACCACCACGGCCGATGCGCAGGAAGGAATCAGGGCCTTTTTGGAAAAACGTGAACCTAAGTGGTCAGATGATTAA
- a CDS encoding DUF5320 domain-containing protein: MPGFDGSGPRGAGPMTGRGQGYCIVPLTGGLSQIPAIRPSKAKGGRGRRKFLFELCTYGRKNKNRFMG; this comes from the coding sequence GTGCCCGGGTTTGATGGAAGTGGCCCCCGGGGAGCCGGTCCCATGACCGGTCGAGGTCAGGGCTATTGCATCGTTCCCTTAACGGGAGGCTTGTCTCAGATTCCTGCCATAAGGCCGTCTAAAGCTAAAGGTGGCAGGGGTAGGAGGAAGTTTCTTTTTGAACTCTGCACTTACGGGAGAAAAAACAAAAACAGGTTTATGGGTTAG
- a CDS encoding helix-turn-helix domain-containing protein, whose product MSLEEVRKSQRLTASAMATRVGITVRELLAIERGQQYPRLCVAQKWANALGLSFEEFSRHFYEKADPAQLLQCDLESEQEG is encoded by the coding sequence ATGAGCCTTGAAGAGGTAAGAAAAAGCCAGAGGCTCACGGCGTCAGCCATGGCCACCCGGGTAGGGATTACCGTACGGGAGTTGCTGGCCATCGAGAGAGGTCAACAATACCCCCGTTTATGCGTGGCCCAGAAATGGGCCAATGCCCTGGGGCTGAGTTTCGAGGAATTCTCCCGCCACTTTTACGAAAAAGCGGACCCGGCCCAGCTGCTTCAATGCGACCTGGAAAGTGAACAGGAGGGTTAA
- a CDS encoding (Fe-S)-binding protein, with amino-acid sequence MEAIAASKLDPTFMSEVVSKFRTDKEPTDLYNCLTCGMCSAGCPYNGVHDHADPRKFIRQVALGMRDEVLASTFIWACTMCGRCTFHCPMNVDIAGLVRTIRGNFGLRAPGFLQDVVDAQIRTGNQMEVTTEEYLETLEWMEEELQQEVGDPNARIPVDQEGAEFLFMWDPREIKYYPQDVQSIAKIMWAAGASWTVSSRWWDATHYALFNGDDEASTVMVRRTMEEFERLKVKEVVITECGHAFRAQRWGRKVWLNADYPVRSFVQLQAEWIREGRIKLDRTRNTERVTFHDPCNLVRKEGVVEEPRYCLQQAVMDFVEMWPNRQYNYCCGGGGGLLAMGKDIYPYRMAKGKLKAEQIKATGAKIVVTPCHNCYDQLNDIIKYYKLDCKVNHIHHLVSNALILPSKAEREQLK; translated from the coding sequence GTGGAAGCAATAGCGGCCAGCAAGCTGGATCCAACCTTCATGAGCGAGGTTGTCTCAAAGTTCAGGACGGACAAGGAGCCGACGGATCTTTACAACTGCCTTACCTGCGGCATGTGCAGTGCCGGTTGCCCCTATAACGGTGTGCACGACCATGCCGACCCGCGCAAGTTTATCCGCCAGGTAGCCCTGGGGATGCGGGACGAGGTGCTTGCGTCTACTTTTATCTGGGCCTGTACCATGTGCGGGCGCTGTACCTTCCACTGCCCGATGAATGTGGATATTGCCGGTCTGGTGAGAACCATTCGTGGTAATTTTGGCCTGCGGGCACCTGGCTTCTTGCAGGACGTGGTGGATGCGCAGATCCGTACCGGTAACCAGATGGAGGTAACAACGGAAGAGTACCTGGAAACCCTGGAGTGGATGGAGGAAGAGCTGCAACAGGAAGTGGGGGATCCCAATGCCAGAATACCCGTGGACCAGGAAGGGGCAGAGTTCCTCTTCATGTGGGACCCCCGGGAAATCAAGTACTACCCCCAGGATGTGCAGAGCATTGCCAAAATTATGTGGGCCGCAGGGGCCAGCTGGACGGTCAGCAGCCGCTGGTGGGACGCCACCCACTATGCCCTGTTCAATGGTGATGACGAGGCATCGACCGTTATGGTACGGCGTACGATGGAAGAGTTTGAACGCCTGAAAGTGAAAGAAGTGGTCATTACCGAGTGTGGACATGCTTTCCGGGCGCAGCGGTGGGGGCGTAAAGTGTGGCTTAACGCCGACTACCCCGTGCGCAGCTTTGTCCAGCTGCAGGCCGAGTGGATCAGGGAAGGACGTATCAAACTTGATCGCACCAGGAACACCGAACGGGTGACCTTCCACGATCCCTGCAACCTGGTGCGCAAAGAGGGAGTTGTGGAAGAACCTCGCTATTGTCTGCAGCAGGCGGTCATGGACTTTGTCGAAATGTGGCCCAACCGGCAGTACAACTATTGCTGCGGCGGCGGTGGCGGCCTGCTGGCCATGGGTAAAGATATTTACCCCTACCGGATGGCCAAGGGTAAGCTGAAAGCCGAGCAAATCAAAGCCACCGGTGCCAAAATCGTGGTGACACCCTGCCACAACTGTTACGACCAGCTGAACGACATCATTAAGTACTACAAGCTGGACTGCAAGGTAAATCATATTCACCACCTGGTGAGCAACGCCCTGATCTTGCCCAGCAAAGCGGAAAGGGAGCAATTGAAATAA
- the spoIIP gene encoding stage II sporulation protein P produces the protein MAGKGKVLLGTGLIAAGLCMLVLWTAPEVTLPVLSFPQVRQIVDDELGAGRAFVVRDEEGNPVTMISRRVRVGDEVITAEGKHYRIEKVDGNLATARFLGMDRQLLAYNELFSRMEIPVAAAARNNQPVAIYHTHSDESYVPSDGSASIPFRGGIFQVGDSYSSKLSREGARVLHDKTPHDPHDDNAYYRSRRTAVQLLKKNPIAIFDVHRDGVDDPEFYRRIVSNENVAQMRFVVGRENPHMAANLDFAKRLMAYANKMHWPIAKDIFVGQGNYNQDLLPTAILIEAGTYTNRKEEAMRGIALLADAVPVILGITGPTSTPGAPEYEKPVTDPTARRPGVWSSLVWVIIITLIGGGIFVLISAGSYEKAKEQLSHFFGRELADIWETKAKKRDLERQEENGGKRG, from the coding sequence ATGGCAGGTAAAGGAAAAGTTTTGCTGGGAACAGGTTTGATTGCCGCCGGTTTATGTATGCTGGTCCTGTGGACTGCCCCGGAGGTAACCCTGCCCGTTCTAAGTTTTCCTCAGGTCCGGCAAATTGTTGATGATGAACTGGGAGCGGGGCGAGCATTTGTAGTTCGGGATGAAGAGGGAAATCCGGTCACCATGATTTCCCGCCGTGTACGGGTCGGCGATGAGGTGATTACTGCCGAAGGGAAGCACTACCGCATAGAAAAAGTGGACGGCAACCTGGCCACTGCCCGCTTTCTGGGAATGGATAGGCAGTTACTGGCTTATAACGAACTCTTCTCCAGAATGGAAATACCGGTGGCTGCAGCTGCCCGCAACAATCAACCGGTGGCCATTTATCATACGCACAGCGATGAATCGTACGTCCCTTCCGACGGCAGCGCATCCATTCCCTTTCGCGGAGGAATCTTTCAGGTTGGTGATTCTTACAGCAGTAAATTGTCGCGCGAGGGGGCCAGAGTCCTGCATGATAAAACTCCCCATGACCCCCACGACGACAATGCTTACTACCGCTCGCGCCGGACGGCTGTTCAATTGCTGAAAAAAAACCCCATAGCCATATTTGATGTACATCGGGACGGTGTAGATGATCCCGAATTTTACCGGCGCATCGTTTCCAATGAAAATGTTGCGCAAATGCGTTTTGTCGTGGGGCGGGAAAATCCCCATATGGCGGCCAACCTGGATTTTGCCAAACGCTTGATGGCCTACGCCAATAAAATGCACTGGCCCATTGCCAAAGATATTTTTGTGGGTCAGGGAAACTATAATCAGGATCTCCTACCCACCGCCATTTTAATTGAGGCCGGCACCTACACCAATCGCAAAGAAGAAGCCATGCGCGGGATTGCCCTGCTGGCGGATGCAGTCCCGGTAATCCTGGGCATTACCGGACCCACCAGTACCCCGGGAGCTCCCGAATACGAAAAACCCGTGACCGACCCGACAGCCCGTCGACCAGGCGTATGGTCCAGCCTGGTATGGGTGATCATCATCACCCTTATTGGTGGAGGCATCTTTGTACTCATCAGTGCCGGCAGTTATGAAAAAGCAAAGGAGCAGCTGTCACACTTCTTTGGCCGGGAACTGGCCGATATCTGGGAAACGAAGGCAAAGAAAAGGGATTTGGAAAGGCA
- a CDS encoding heme o synthase, with protein sequence MNIETSINKVRADFWTTTLAYLEVTKPRSVVLLVFTALATMMVAIALNGPIPMFQFVAATVAVTLACAGANAVSCYIDRDLDASMIRTRKRPIPDGRINPPVRALYWGLFLFVASLILGWMVNPIAFACLWGGMIGYVGIYSLWLKRRSSWNIILGGFSGGLPALFGWTAVTGKVDLLPLLIAALVVLWIPNHIWSLAIFYKEDYAKVKVPMLPVVCEARKALHCLLSTVILMVLLSILIYFAGSWGMVYLLTAIITGLAALGLSTYVYLHPTPQNAWFLFKFSSPYLFLLFLSMMLDAWL encoded by the coding sequence GTGAACATAGAGACCAGTATAAACAAAGTGCGGGCGGATTTTTGGACTACGACCCTGGCTTACCTGGAAGTAACCAAACCCCGTTCCGTGGTCCTGCTCGTCTTTACGGCACTGGCTACCATGATGGTGGCGATTGCCCTAAACGGACCTATTCCCATGTTTCAATTTGTGGCTGCGACAGTGGCGGTAACTTTAGCCTGTGCCGGCGCCAACGCCGTCAGCTGTTATATCGACCGGGATCTGGACGCAAGTATGATCCGGACCCGCAAACGGCCCATTCCCGATGGGAGAATTAATCCTCCGGTGCGGGCCCTGTACTGGGGGTTGTTCCTCTTCGTTGCCTCTCTCATCCTTGGCTGGATGGTCAACCCCATTGCATTTGCCTGCCTTTGGGGCGGAATGATTGGTTATGTAGGCATTTACAGCCTCTGGTTGAAGCGCAGGAGCTCCTGGAACATCATCCTGGGTGGGTTTTCCGGCGGCCTCCCCGCACTCTTCGGCTGGACTGCCGTAACGGGTAAGGTGGATTTGCTGCCTCTTCTCATTGCCGCCCTGGTGGTATTATGGATTCCCAACCACATATGGAGCCTGGCCATCTTTTACAAGGAGGACTACGCTAAAGTAAAAGTTCCCATGCTCCCCGTGGTCTGTGAAGCCAGAAAGGCCCTGCACTGTCTTTTAAGCACGGTCATTTTGATGGTTTTATTATCCATACTGATCTATTTTGCTGGGTCCTGGGGCATGGTTTACCTCCTTACCGCAATCATTACCGGCCTGGCGGCCCTGGGTTTAAGCACCTATGTATACCTTCACCCCACACCCCAAAACGCCTGGTTCCTCTTTAAGTTTTCCAGCCCCTACTTGTTCCTGCTTTTTTTGAGTATGATGCTTGATGCCTGGTTATAA
- a CDS encoding MBL fold metallo-hydrolase produces the protein MVKITVLSENTVGLPLGLTGEWGLALLVETAGTKVLLDTGERGNILANAAALGINLQEVDALVMSHGHYDHSGGMRDFLRLRGRLPVYVHPDFFALHYVSQPQEQYIGVPFRRKELESLGADFIFEQEPQQIAPGLWVSGEVPRKTTFEKGDSRLFCLENGHRVPDPFRDDMSLYCVTEEGVVIILGCAHAGVVNIVEHARQVTGVDRIYGIIGGTHLGPAPKEQQEATIAYLQNLDLKFLAANHCTGLPVAARLAAIFGPVFHFAPAGASFTLPLREGGEE, from the coding sequence ATGGTTAAAATAACCGTTCTAAGCGAAAATACCGTAGGCCTGCCCCTGGGTTTGACGGGAGAATGGGGTTTGGCCCTGCTGGTGGAAACGGCCGGAACAAAGGTTCTTTTAGACACCGGTGAACGAGGAAATATCCTGGCAAACGCCGCCGCCCTGGGGATCAACCTGCAGGAGGTCGACGCCCTGGTAATGAGCCACGGCCACTACGATCATAGCGGAGGCATGCGGGATTTCCTTCGCCTGCGGGGCCGTTTGCCCGTCTACGTCCATCCCGACTTTTTTGCATTGCACTACGTTTCCCAGCCCCAGGAACAGTACATCGGAGTGCCATTCCGACGGAAGGAACTGGAAAGCCTGGGCGCAGATTTCATCTTTGAGCAGGAACCGCAGCAAATCGCGCCCGGACTGTGGGTCAGCGGTGAAGTCCCGCGCAAGACCACTTTCGAAAAGGGAGACAGCCGCCTCTTTTGCCTGGAAAACGGCCACAGGGTGCCCGATCCCTTTCGTGATGACATGAGCCTGTACTGCGTTACGGAAGAGGGGGTAGTGATAATCCTGGGATGTGCCCACGCGGGAGTGGTGAATATCGTGGAACACGCGCGGCAGGTAACCGGCGTCGACCGCATATACGGCATCATCGGCGGCACCCACCTGGGACCGGCACCTAAAGAACAACAGGAGGCTACCATAGCCTACCTGCAGAACCTCGACCTGAAGTTCCTGGCGGCCAACCACTGCACCGGCCTGCCTGTCGCAGCCCGTCTTGCCGCTATTTTCGGTCCCGTCTTCCATTTTGCGCCGGCCGGCGCCAGTTTCACCCTGCCCCTGAGAGAGGGTGGTGAGGAATGA
- a CDS encoding DUF5320 domain-containing protein yields the protein MPRGDRTGPWGMGAMTGRAMGYCAGYSVPGFASAPGWWCRPRRGSGWGAGRRSRFWWGGFPPATGTPYVPYFPAPPENEPGVLKAHISHLENILQAFKQRLEQIQERSKGQTEQE from the coding sequence ATGCCACGTGGAGACAGAACGGGTCCCTGGGGTATGGGTGCGATGACCGGCAGGGCGATGGGGTACTGTGCCGGGTACAGCGTGCCCGGGTTTGCCAGTGCGCCGGGGTGGTGGTGCCGTCCCCGCCGGGGTTCCGGTTGGGGTGCGGGGCGCCGTAGCCGTTTCTGGTGGGGTGGTTTTCCCCCGGCGACTGGTACGCCGTATGTGCCCTATTTCCCGGCTCCTCCTGAAAATGAGCCCGGTGTGTTAAAAGCGCATATTTCCCATCTCGAAAATATCTTACAGGCATTTAAACAGCGCCTGGAGCAAATTCAAGAGAGGAGCAAAGGACAAACGGAACAGGAATAA
- a CDS encoding NifB/NifX family molybdenum-iron cluster-binding protein yields MRVALARWGNRISPLFDVAQETLMVEISRGRLISRRQVRLDDLGWPSRAEQLVCLGVRVLICGGISNFLYHQVVARGIQVIPWVTGDVEEVLQAYLQGQLNQERFAMPGCRRWRHRHRGGRWGR; encoded by the coding sequence ATGAGAGTTGCTCTCGCCAGGTGGGGCAATCGCATATCTCCCCTCTTCGATGTGGCTCAAGAAACGCTGATGGTGGAAATCAGCCGGGGACGGCTCATTTCTCGAAGGCAAGTAAGGCTGGATGATTTGGGCTGGCCTTCCCGGGCTGAGCAATTGGTTTGTCTGGGTGTAAGAGTACTTATTTGCGGCGGCATAAGCAACTTTCTTTATCATCAGGTAGTCGCCCGGGGAATACAGGTAATTCCCTGGGTGACGGGTGATGTGGAGGAAGTTTTACAGGCCTATCTTCAAGGCCAGTTAAACCAGGAAAGATTTGCCATGCCCGGTTGCCGCAGGTGGCGGCATCGCCACCGCGGGGGGCGGTGGGGGAGGTGA
- a CDS encoding Fur family transcriptional regulator produces the protein MEKGTAAKIERLKKNGLRLTVQREVILNALIAKSNEHPSAEDLFEEARQKCPGIGRATVYRTLRLFHRLGLVRRLQLMDGSFRYEINGDPHAHFICLGCGLVFELEASPVVELSPSQRQDFQIIGASLKLFGFCSQCHAQGQKVPSFDPPGAQVVAEQGMNKGISGG, from the coding sequence TTGGAGAAAGGAACGGCCGCAAAAATCGAACGGTTGAAAAAGAATGGATTGCGTTTAACTGTTCAGCGGGAAGTGATTTTAAACGCTTTAATAGCAAAAAGTAATGAACATCCCAGTGCGGAAGATTTATTCGAGGAAGCCAGGCAAAAATGCCCCGGCATCGGGCGGGCTACCGTTTACCGTACGTTAAGGCTTTTCCACCGGTTGGGTTTGGTACGTCGCCTGCAGCTTATGGACGGTTCCTTCCGTTACGAAATAAACGGTGATCCCCATGCCCATTTCATTTGCCTGGGCTGTGGCCTGGTTTTTGAACTGGAAGCCTCACCGGTGGTGGAATTGTCTCCTTCCCAAAGACAGGATTTTCAAATTATCGGTGCCTCCTTAAAGCTCTTTGGTTTTTGTTCGCAATGCCACGCGCAGGGGCAAAAAGTGCCGTCCTTTGATCCCCCCGGGGCACAGGTAGTGGCGGAACAGGGGATGAACAAGGGAATATCTGGTGGTTAG
- a CDS encoding FmdE family protein, whose amino-acid sequence MCMEKSDWEKCVEFHGHSCPGLAVGYRAAKIGLQELTGHRAEDEELVAVVENDACGVDAVMVLTGCTLGKGNLLYRDYGKHVFTFICRESGKAVRVSVKGAAWRQNDEFRALRDKVFGGTADERERQLFRELQEQRIRYILEAPPEEFCEVQHVKVELPPKARIFNSVTCAFCGEPVSEARARVRDGKFACIPCAGEYTRGW is encoded by the coding sequence ATGTGTATGGAAAAAAGTGATTGGGAAAAATGCGTGGAGTTTCACGGGCATTCCTGCCCCGGCTTGGCCGTGGGCTACCGGGCGGCAAAAATCGGCCTGCAAGAGCTGACCGGGCACCGCGCGGAGGACGAAGAACTGGTGGCCGTTGTGGAGAACGATGCCTGCGGTGTGGATGCAGTGATGGTACTTACCGGTTGCACCCTGGGTAAGGGCAATTTGCTGTACCGGGATTATGGCAAGCACGTGTTTACCTTTATCTGCCGGGAAAGCGGCAAAGCGGTACGCGTTTCGGTCAAGGGGGCGGCGTGGCGGCAAAACGATGAGTTCCGGGCCTTAAGGGACAAAGTATTCGGCGGCACCGCCGATGAGAGGGAGCGGCAGCTCTTCCGGGAGCTTCAAGAACAGCGCATTCGGTATATTCTCGAAGCCCCTCCGGAAGAGTTCTGTGAGGTACAACATGTGAAGGTAGAACTGCCGCCGAAGGCGCGCATTTTTAATTCGGTAACCTGTGCTTTCTGTGGTGAACCGGTTTCCGAGGCCCGGGCCAGGGTGCGGGACGGAAAATTTGCTTGCATCCCCTGTGCCGGCGAATATACCAGGGGATGGTGA